The Methylobacterium sp. PvR107 genome contains a region encoding:
- a CDS encoding fumarate hydratase translates to MDLDIREFEEVCRDLYVRALKILPPDIKAGFADLQRAETSATGRAILDTMVENVAVAERTKNILCQDTGIPIYNVVIGADVRFDGAALKAAIRRGCERATKEFSLRSSVVHPITRKNEQTSCGIRVPIIHVDFDDRPETVAVEMIPKGSGSENGSFLQMLLPSDGIGAAKRFVIDRVIELGGRVCPPTIVGVGLGGTSDLCMHLAKVAATRPLRSVCSDPEGARIEAELSRAVNELGIGPQGLGGRSTSFAVHVELAATHITQNPVAVNIQCHSARRARATFTPGGIAFE, encoded by the coding sequence ATGGATCTCGACATCCGCGAATTCGAGGAGGTCTGCCGCGACCTCTACGTCCGCGCCCTGAAGATCCTGCCTCCGGACATCAAGGCGGGCTTCGCCGACCTGCAGCGGGCCGAGACCAGCGCCACCGGCCGCGCGATCCTCGACACGATGGTGGAGAACGTCGCGGTCGCGGAGCGGACCAAGAACATCCTCTGCCAGGATACCGGCATCCCGATCTACAACGTCGTGATCGGCGCCGACGTGCGCTTCGACGGCGCCGCGCTCAAGGCGGCGATCCGGCGCGGCTGCGAGCGGGCCACGAAGGAGTTCTCCCTGCGCTCCTCGGTGGTCCACCCGATCACCCGCAAGAACGAGCAGACCTCTTGCGGCATCCGGGTGCCGATCATCCACGTCGACTTCGACGACCGGCCCGAGACCGTGGCGGTCGAGATGATCCCCAAGGGCTCGGGCTCCGAGAACGGTTCCTTCCTGCAGATGCTGCTGCCCTCGGACGGTATCGGCGCGGCCAAGCGCTTCGTCATCGACCGGGTGATCGAATTGGGTGGCCGGGTCTGCCCGCCGACCATCGTGGGCGTAGGGCTCGGCGGCACCTCGGATCTGTGCATGCATCTGGCCAAGGTGGCGGCGACCCGGCCGCTGCGCTCGGTCTGCTCCGATCCCGAGGGCGCCCGGATCGAGGCCGAGCTGTCGCGGGCGGTGAACGAGCTCGGCATCGGCCCGCAGGGGCTCGGCGGCCGGTCCACAAGCTTTGCCGTCCATGTCGAGCTCGCCGCGACCCACATCACCCAGAACCCGGTCGCCGTGAACATCCAGTGCCACTCGGCCCGCCGCGCCCGCGCGACGTTCACGCCGGGCGGCATCGCGTTCGAGTGA
- a CDS encoding succinate dehydrogenase/fumarate reductase iron-sulfur subunit, giving the protein MTAPVGHAAVGRSATEALRVRVRRGEAVADYVVPRRANQTVLDVVTEIQRDQDPTLAYRFACRVGMCGSCGMTVNGRPRWTCRTRVAAVAPDGVLTLEPLRNLPVVKDLAVDMEPFFEKWRRAHGYFEPGENPPDDFATVAPDSPARQEVDAGIECINCGVCYAACDVVSWNPDYLGPAALNRAWTLVNDVRDQDRDGRLAAVVGDAGCHSCHSHMSCTEHCPKGLSPTFSIAGLKRETGKAALRRFWRRG; this is encoded by the coding sequence GTGACGGCCCCCGTCGGGCATGCCGCCGTCGGGCGGAGCGCGACCGAGGCGCTGCGGGTGCGCGTCCGGCGGGGCGAGGCGGTCGCGGACTATGTGGTGCCGCGCCGGGCCAACCAGACGGTGCTCGACGTCGTCACCGAGATCCAACGCGATCAGGACCCGACCCTCGCCTACCGCTTCGCCTGCCGGGTCGGCATGTGCGGCTCCTGCGGCATGACGGTGAACGGTCGCCCGCGCTGGACCTGCCGCACCCGGGTCGCCGCGGTCGCGCCGGACGGGGTGCTGACGCTCGAACCCCTGCGCAACCTGCCGGTAGTCAAGGACCTCGCGGTCGACATGGAGCCCTTCTTCGAGAAGTGGCGCCGCGCCCACGGCTATTTCGAGCCGGGCGAGAACCCACCCGACGACTTCGCGACGGTCGCGCCGGACTCGCCCGCGCGCCAGGAGGTCGATGCCGGGATCGAGTGCATCAATTGCGGCGTCTGCTACGCGGCCTGCGACGTCGTCAGCTGGAATCCCGACTATCTCGGGCCGGCGGCGCTCAACCGGGCCTGGACGCTCGTCAACGACGTGCGCGACCAGGATCGCGACGGGCGGCTCGCCGCGGTGGTGGGCGATGCCGGCTGCCATTCCTGCCACAGCCACATGAGCTGCACCGAGCATTGTCCGAAGGGCCTGAGCCCGACCTTCTCGATCGCGGGCCTGAAGCGCGAAACCGGCAAGGCGGCGCTGCGCCGGTTCTGGCGGCGCGGATGA
- a CDS encoding fumarate hydratase C-terminal domain-containing protein, with amino-acid sequence MAHHVLDMPTGEAEIRALRIGDTVTLRRWLFGIRDATLIHMFDRDRRTRLDLDGHAVIHTAPNVHRVPVSNEAPVGFAPFCIGTTTSMRMERFTDALMEREGVRLIVGKGGMGPATLDAFARRGGAYLAIVGGAAALETTWIETIVDVDLDDLHPESLWQFAIRDFGPLLVGMDAHGGSLFADVQRDVAARRDAVIASLEDAR; translated from the coding sequence GTGGCCCACCACGTCCTCGACATGCCGACCGGCGAGGCCGAGATCCGCGCCCTGCGGATCGGCGACACCGTCACCCTGCGGCGCTGGCTGTTCGGCATCCGCGACGCGACCCTGATCCACATGTTCGACCGGGACCGCCGCACCCGGCTCGACCTCGACGGTCACGCGGTGATCCACACCGCGCCGAACGTCCATCGCGTCCCGGTCTCCAACGAGGCGCCGGTCGGCTTCGCGCCGTTCTGCATCGGCACCACCACGTCGATGCGCATGGAGCGCTTCACCGACGCCCTGATGGAGCGCGAGGGCGTGCGCCTCATCGTCGGCAAGGGCGGCATGGGGCCGGCGACCCTCGACGCCTTCGCGCGGCGCGGCGGCGCCTACCTCGCGATCGTCGGCGGCGCGGCGGCGCTGGAGACCACCTGGATCGAGACCATCGTGGACGTCGACCTCGACGACCTCCACCCGGAGAGCCTGTGGCAATTCGCGATCCGCGATTTCGGCCCGCTGCTGGTCGGCATGGACGCGCACGGCGGCTCGCTCTTCGCCGACGTGCAGCGCGACGTGGCGGCCCGGCGCGACGCCGTCATCGCCTCCTTGGAGGACGCCCGATGA
- a CDS encoding succinate dehydrogenase, with product MQIGMTRASLRRPGFAAALIHRLSGIALALFLPMHFIALGTALQGADRLESFLGLTQNGFVRTAEWGLVCALAVHMALGLRVLAIEWLRYRERNALVVSGCLATAFAVGLLFLLSGA from the coding sequence ATGCAGATCGGGATGACCCGCGCGTCCCTGCGCCGGCCGGGCTTCGCCGCCGCCCTGATCCACCGCCTTTCAGGGATCGCGCTGGCGCTGTTCCTGCCGATGCACTTCATCGCGCTCGGCACCGCGCTCCAGGGCGCCGACCGGCTCGAGAGCTTCCTCGGCCTCACCCAGAACGGCTTCGTCCGCACCGCCGAGTGGGGCCTCGTCTGTGCGCTGGCCGTCCACATGGCGCTGGGGCTGCGGGTGCTCGCCATCGAGTGGCTGCGCTACCGCGAGCGCAATGCCCTCGTCGTCTCGGGCTGCCTCGCGACTGCCTTCGCGGTCGGCCTCCTGTTCCTCCTCAGCGGGGCGTGA
- a CDS encoding thiamine pyrophosphate-binding protein → MQTLRGADIVARTLEALGVTRIFTLSGNHIMPVFDALLETGITLVHTRQEAACVHMADAWGRLTGEVGVALVTGGQGHTNGAAALTTALAAESPVLLLSGHAGLSELGRGAFQELAQADIARPMTKAAWTAGSVASLGPDLARAFRIAREGRPGPVHLSLPVDLLEAAVPAASVRIPDRAAAAIRTAEPAPDLVADLRAALAGAERPLVACGPALCDASGRAAMAALEEALGLPVVGMESPRGINDPALGAFAEVLSRADLLVLLGKPLDFTLRFGAAPTLAPDCRFAIVDPDPALLGRAPADRLAVAALADPRPVLAALAASGTALPRREGSHREAWHREARAALAYQPPGWADLRRNAGPLHPVALCRAVDAFLDHYPDGTLICDGGEIGQWPQALVRAGRRLINGVSGTIGASIPFAIAAALERPGTPVVAVLGDGTFGFHMAEFDTAVRYGVPFIAVVGNDARWNAEHQIQLRNYGPERTRHCDLLPTRYDAVVQALGGFGALVTKAADLPAVLEAAHASGLPACVNVMIESVPAPVIRRPA, encoded by the coding sequence ATGCAGACCCTGCGCGGCGCCGACATCGTGGCCCGGACCCTGGAGGCGCTCGGCGTCACCCGGATCTTCACCCTGTCGGGCAACCACATCATGCCGGTCTTCGACGCCCTACTGGAGACCGGGATCACCCTCGTCCACACCCGCCAGGAGGCGGCCTGCGTCCACATGGCCGACGCCTGGGGCCGGCTGACCGGCGAGGTCGGCGTCGCGCTGGTCACCGGCGGGCAGGGCCACACCAACGGCGCGGCGGCGCTCACCACCGCGCTGGCGGCCGAGTCGCCGGTCCTGCTGCTCTCGGGCCACGCGGGGCTGTCCGAGCTCGGGCGCGGCGCCTTCCAGGAATTGGCCCAGGCCGACATCGCCCGGCCGATGACCAAGGCCGCCTGGACAGCCGGCTCGGTCGCTTCCCTCGGGCCGGACCTGGCCCGGGCCTTCCGGATCGCCCGGGAGGGGCGACCCGGCCCGGTCCATCTCAGCCTGCCGGTCGATCTGCTGGAGGCGGCCGTCCCCGCCGCCTCGGTGCGGATCCCGGACCGGGCCGCGGCCGCGATCCGCACGGCAGAGCCGGCGCCGGATCTCGTCGCCGACCTGCGCGCCGCCCTCGCCGGGGCGGAACGGCCCCTCGTCGCCTGCGGCCCGGCCCTGTGCGACGCTTCCGGCCGGGCCGCCATGGCGGCGCTGGAGGAAGCGCTGGGCCTGCCGGTCGTCGGCATGGAGAGCCCGCGCGGGATCAACGATCCGGCCCTCGGCGCCTTCGCGGAGGTCCTGTCGCGGGCCGATCTCCTCGTCCTGCTCGGCAAGCCGCTCGACTTCACCCTGCGCTTCGGCGCGGCCCCCACCCTCGCGCCCGACTGCCGCTTCGCCATCGTCGATCCCGATCCGGCGCTCCTCGGCCGCGCGCCGGCCGACCGTCTCGCCGTCGCAGCCCTCGCCGATCCGCGGCCGGTTCTGGCTGCGCTGGCCGCAAGCGGCACCGCCCTCCCCCGCCGAGAGGGTTCGCACCGAGAGGCCTGGCACCGGGAGGCGCGGGCCGCCCTCGCCTACCAGCCGCCCGGCTGGGCAGACCTGCGCAGGAATGCAGGGCCCCTGCATCCGGTGGCGCTGTGCCGGGCGGTCGACGCCTTCCTCGACCACTATCCGGACGGCACGCTGATCTGCGACGGCGGCGAGATCGGACAGTGGCCGCAGGCCCTGGTCCGCGCCGGTCGCCGGCTGATCAACGGCGTCTCGGGCACGATCGGCGCGTCGATTCCCTTCGCGATCGCCGCGGCGCTGGAGCGCCCCGGTACCCCGGTGGTTGCGGTGCTGGGCGACGGCACCTTCGGCTTCCACATGGCCGAGTTCGACACGGCCGTGCGCTACGGCGTCCCGTTCATCGCGGTGGTCGGCAACGATGCCCGCTGGAACGCCGAGCACCAGATCCAGCTGCGCAACTACGGCCCCGAGCGCACGCGCCACTGCGACCTGCTCCCGACCCGTTACGACGCAGTGGTCCAGGCGCTCGGCGGGTTCGGGGCGCTGGTGACCAAGGCCGCCGACCTTCCGGCGGTGCTGGAGGCGGCCCATGCCAGCGGCCTGCCGGCCTGCGTGAACGTGATGATCGAGAGCGTGCCGGCGCCGGTGATCCGCCGCCCCGCCTGA
- a CDS encoding ABC transporter substrate-binding protein has protein sequence MTARGIIRLVGTVAALCGALGTARAEVSTVRLAKQFGISYLPLTVMEEEGLLEKQAKARGLDVKAEWLRFTGGSGMNEALLSGNLDFASGGVGPFLTIWGRTQGNIKVKGVAALNAMPLWLVTTNPAVKSITDFGPQDKIALPTAKTSIQAITLQMAAEKAFGPGQQAKLDPLTVSMGHPDAQTALMGGRSEITAHFGSPPFQEMELKDPRAHKVLDSFDVMGGPHTFNLVWASSRFVTANPKVTASFLAALEDSLTLIRDDPAKAAALWIKAEGAKISPAEAEALIRAPQNTWTTKPERMTAYLAYMNRAGLVSATAASDSELFFPPPAAGDAPKEATR, from the coding sequence ATGACGGCACGGGGCATCATCCGGCTCGTCGGGACGGTCGCGGCCCTGTGTGGGGCGCTCGGCACGGCGCGCGCCGAGGTTTCGACCGTCCGGCTCGCGAAGCAGTTCGGAATCTCCTACCTGCCCTTGACCGTCATGGAGGAGGAGGGCCTGCTGGAGAAGCAGGCCAAGGCGCGCGGCCTCGACGTCAAGGCCGAGTGGCTGCGCTTCACCGGCGGCTCGGGGATGAACGAGGCCCTGCTCTCCGGCAACCTCGACTTCGCCTCCGGCGGCGTCGGCCCGTTCCTGACGATCTGGGGCCGGACGCAGGGCAACATCAAGGTCAAGGGCGTGGCGGCGCTGAACGCGATGCCGCTCTGGCTGGTGACCACCAATCCCGCGGTCAAGTCGATCACGGATTTCGGACCGCAGGACAAGATCGCCCTGCCGACCGCCAAGACCTCGATCCAGGCTATCACCCTGCAGATGGCCGCCGAGAAGGCCTTCGGACCCGGCCAGCAGGCGAAACTCGATCCGCTGACCGTCTCGATGGGGCACCCGGACGCGCAGACCGCCCTGATGGGCGGCCGCTCGGAGATCACCGCGCATTTCGGCTCCCCACCCTTCCAGGAGATGGAGCTGAAGGACCCGCGGGCGCACAAGGTGCTCGACAGCTTCGACGTCATGGGCGGTCCCCACACCTTCAACCTCGTTTGGGCCTCCTCGCGCTTCGTCACGGCCAATCCCAAGGTCACCGCGTCCTTCCTGGCGGCGCTCGAAGACAGCCTGACGCTGATCCGGGACGATCCGGCGAAGGCCGCGGCTCTCTGGATCAAGGCGGAAGGCGCGAAGATTTCGCCGGCGGAGGCGGAAGCGCTCATCCGCGCACCGCAGAACACCTGGACCACCAAGCCCGAGCGCATGACCGCCTATCTCGCCTACATGAACCGCGCCGGCCTGGTCTCCGCTACGGCCGCCAGCGACAGCGAGCTGTTCTTCCCCCCGCCGGCGGCGGGTGATGCCCCGAAGGAGGCGACGCGGTGA
- a CDS encoding succinate dehydrogenase, protein MSPLLYLAQRGTAAILAVTVAVHLGTILYAVRGGLTAGEILGRTQGNRAVLLFYAVFVLAAAIHAPIGLRSILREWTGWRGRSLDFTMIALSALLAGLGLRAALAVYWA, encoded by the coding sequence ATGAGCCCGCTCCTGTACCTCGCCCAGCGCGGCACCGCGGCGATCCTCGCGGTCACGGTCGCGGTTCATCTCGGCACGATCCTCTACGCGGTGCGCGGCGGGCTCACGGCGGGCGAGATCCTGGGCCGGACACAGGGCAACCGTGCCGTCCTGCTGTTCTACGCGGTCTTCGTGCTGGCCGCCGCGATCCACGCGCCGATCGGCCTGCGCAGCATCCTGCGCGAGTGGACCGGCTGGCGCGGCCGCTCCCTTGACTTCACCATGATCGCCCTGTCGGCGTTGCTCGCCGGGCTGGGACTGCGGGCGGCGCTGGCGGTGTACTGGGCATGA
- a CDS encoding L-aspartate oxidase — protein MSPAQVETDILILGSGGAGLFAALHAKKTAPELDVTVAVKGLLGKCGCTRMVQGGYNVALAPGDSVERHFMDTIEGGKWLNDQALAWTLVTEAQVRIRELETELGCFFDRNPDGSVHQKAFAGQTFDRTVHKGDLTGIEIINRLSEQVWRRDVRRLEDHRALELIPARDGSGLAGVLMLDMRTGEPKLVRAKAVLLATGGGPTMYKYHTPSGDKSCDGLAMALRAGLPLRDMEMVQFHPTGLLAGAGTRMTGTVLEEGLRGAGGWLLDSTGQRFMEAYDPRAERATRDVVSRSIMRRLREGFGTPSGGVHIQMSHLGPEDVRRRFKGMVERCADCGFDLAGGLVEVIPTAHYMMGGLQFAVDCTTALPRLFAAGEDTGGVHGANRLGGNGVANSTVFGGLAGQSMARAARREGALAEPDPAAIEVGLARAYGPLGWPAGSLPEIREALYETMWADVGILRDETGLSRALATLEGLADAVARAGAPDGDRRYALTWMDRLNLENLVLVSQAVARAALARTDSRGAHFREDFPEASDLATSHYTVVRQRGGALDLAMEPVHFTHVRPGGSLLDAAA, from the coding sequence ATGAGCCCCGCGCAGGTCGAGACCGACATCCTGATCCTCGGCTCCGGCGGGGCCGGGCTGTTCGCCGCGCTCCACGCCAAGAAGACCGCGCCCGAGCTCGACGTCACCGTCGCGGTGAAGGGGCTCCTCGGCAAATGCGGCTGCACCCGCATGGTCCAGGGCGGCTACAACGTCGCGCTGGCGCCTGGCGACTCGGTCGAGCGGCATTTCATGGACACGATCGAGGGCGGCAAGTGGCTGAACGACCAGGCGCTCGCCTGGACGCTCGTCACCGAGGCGCAGGTCCGGATCCGCGAGCTCGAAACCGAGCTCGGCTGCTTCTTCGACCGCAACCCGGACGGCAGCGTCCACCAAAAGGCGTTTGCCGGCCAGACTTTCGACCGGACGGTGCACAAGGGCGACCTCACCGGCATCGAGATCATCAACCGCCTGTCCGAGCAGGTCTGGCGCAGGGACGTGCGCCGCCTGGAGGACCACCGCGCCCTGGAGCTGATCCCGGCCCGGGACGGGTCGGGGCTGGCGGGCGTGCTGATGCTCGACATGCGCACCGGCGAACCGAAGCTGGTGCGGGCAAAGGCCGTGCTGCTCGCCACCGGCGGCGGGCCGACCATGTACAAGTACCACACGCCGTCCGGCGACAAGTCCTGCGACGGGCTCGCCATGGCTTTGCGCGCCGGTCTCCCCTTGCGCGACATGGAGATGGTGCAGTTCCACCCGACCGGGCTGCTCGCCGGTGCCGGCACCCGCATGACCGGGACGGTGCTGGAGGAGGGCCTGCGGGGGGCCGGCGGCTGGCTCCTCGATTCCACCGGCCAGCGCTTCATGGAGGCCTACGATCCTCGGGCCGAGCGCGCGACCCGGGACGTGGTCAGCCGCTCGATCATGCGGCGGCTGCGCGAGGGGTTCGGCACCCCGAGCGGCGGCGTCCACATCCAGATGAGCCATCTCGGCCCCGAGGACGTGCGCCGCCGCTTCAAGGGCATGGTCGAGCGCTGCGCCGATTGCGGCTTCGATCTGGCGGGCGGCCTCGTCGAAGTCATCCCCACGGCCCATTACATGATGGGCGGCCTCCAGTTCGCGGTCGACTGCACCACGGCGCTGCCGCGCCTCTTCGCGGCCGGTGAGGATACGGGCGGCGTCCACGGGGCGAACCGGCTGGGCGGCAACGGCGTGGCGAACTCCACGGTGTTCGGGGGGCTCGCCGGCCAGTCCATGGCGCGGGCCGCGCGGCGCGAGGGCGCCCTCGCCGAGCCCGACCCCGCCGCCATCGAGGTGGGCCTCGCCCGCGCCTACGGGCCGCTCGGCTGGCCGGCGGGCTCGCTGCCGGAGATCCGTGAGGCGCTCTATGAGACGATGTGGGCCGATGTCGGCATCCTGCGGGACGAGACCGGCCTCAGCCGGGCGCTCGCCACCCTCGAAGGGCTCGCCGACGCGGTCGCCCGGGCCGGCGCGCCGGACGGCGACCGCCGCTACGCGCTGACCTGGATGGACCGGCTGAACCTCGAGAACCTCGTGCTGGTCTCGCAGGCCGTGGCCCGGGCGGCGCTCGCCCGCACCGACAGCCGCGGCGCCCATTTCCGCGAGGATTTCCCGGAGGCGTCGGATCTCGCGACCTCGCACTACACCGTGGTGCGCCAGCGCGGCGGGGCGCTCGACCTCGCGATGGAGCCGGTGCACTTCACCCATGTGCGGCCGGGGGGCTCCCTCCTCGATGCGGCCGCCTGA